In Rheinheimera sp. MM224, one DNA window encodes the following:
- a CDS encoding M48 family metallopeptidase, translating to MATNFFTAQDQARSNTKLLVFLFVLAVITLLVLTNLLVMITLGVMEPQQYQLLLRPQDPLWFDALPWEMMGWVSLFVFLIIAAVISIKQAELSQGGQVVAKALGGRLVEYHLADDKQRRLLNVVEEMAIAAGVPVPPVYLTPESSINAFAAGYSPADAVIGITQGCLNLLDRDQLQGVIAHEFSHILNGDMRLNIRLIALLHGIEFIGHAGYFLLRSSGRRNAVIASSSKSKDNGGGILGLALGLMVLGYLGTFFGSIIKAAVSRQREFLADASAVQFTRNPAGIAGALKAIGGASYGSRVKNPNADEMSHLFFGEAISRWSSLFATHPPLPLRIKRLDPGWNGVFPTETLLKQQSSAEPSATAKTSQQKTAAVLTALPAFLLHSSRHAPSAPALCCACLIQTEHLAKQWAMVKALGDHQLMQNVDKLYDDVSRLSGKQKLQLLQIAVPGLKQLSEVQFVEFQQLCQNLSRCDGEEDLLEWALLNWLQHCVGSQFNPSLLHRRDQSSSIDQVQQPVLALLSLCAQQATHEELQEQSWKIGLEVLGLPTSTARPLVSFQLLSEQLPALIHSSPKVKQQLWQMLKIAVQADELVNEQEELLLHALVLLLELPVSPEA from the coding sequence ATGGCTACTAATTTTTTTACGGCTCAGGATCAGGCGCGCAGCAATACCAAATTGCTGGTTTTTCTGTTTGTTTTAGCCGTGATCACTCTGCTGGTGCTCACTAATCTGTTGGTGATGATCACCTTAGGTGTGATGGAGCCACAACAGTATCAGTTGTTATTAAGGCCGCAGGATCCGCTTTGGTTTGACGCCTTGCCATGGGAAATGATGGGTTGGGTCAGCTTGTTTGTATTTCTGATCATCGCTGCGGTGATCAGCATCAAACAGGCTGAATTAAGTCAGGGTGGCCAGGTGGTCGCCAAAGCGCTGGGAGGACGTCTGGTTGAATATCATCTCGCCGACGATAAACAGCGGCGTTTGCTGAATGTGGTCGAAGAAATGGCGATCGCAGCCGGAGTACCAGTACCGCCAGTTTATTTAACACCAGAATCTTCCATCAATGCGTTTGCCGCGGGTTATTCGCCGGCAGATGCAGTGATAGGTATCACTCAAGGTTGCCTGAACCTACTGGACCGGGATCAATTGCAAGGGGTCATAGCTCATGAGTTCAGTCATATTTTAAACGGTGATATGAGGCTGAATATTCGCCTGATAGCCTTGCTGCATGGCATAGAGTTTATTGGTCACGCCGGTTATTTTTTACTGCGCAGCAGTGGCCGCAGAAATGCAGTGATTGCCAGTAGTTCAAAATCTAAGGACAACGGCGGTGGCATTCTTGGTCTGGCGCTGGGGTTAATGGTCTTGGGTTATTTGGGGACTTTTTTTGGCAGCATCATTAAAGCAGCTGTCAGTCGCCAACGTGAATTTTTAGCCGACGCCAGCGCTGTGCAATTTACCCGTAATCCTGCAGGTATAGCAGGAGCGCTGAAAGCTATTGGAGGTGCGAGCTACGGCAGTAGGGTAAAAAACCCCAATGCTGATGAAATGAGTCACTTATTTTTTGGCGAAGCTATCAGTCGTTGGAGTAGTTTATTTGCCACACACCCGCCTTTACCTCTGCGGATCAAACGGCTGGACCCGGGTTGGAACGGGGTTTTTCCGACAGAAACACTATTAAAACAACAAAGCAGCGCTGAACCATCCGCTACGGCTAAAACAAGTCAACAAAAAACAGCTGCTGTACTGACCGCATTGCCGGCGTTTTTGCTGCACAGCAGCCGCCACGCCCCTTCTGCTCCCGCTTTGTGTTGTGCCTGCCTTATTCAGACTGAACATCTGGCCAAGCAATGGGCTATGGTCAAAGCTCTGGGCGACCATCAGCTGATGCAGAACGTTGATAAACTGTACGACGATGTCAGCCGTTTATCAGGCAAACAAAAACTGCAGTTACTACAAATTGCGGTACCGGGTTTAAAGCAGCTGTCAGAGGTGCAGTTTGTTGAATTTCAGCAGCTGTGTCAAAACCTGAGCCGTTGTGATGGCGAAGAGGATTTATTGGAGTGGGCCTTATTAAATTGGCTACAACACTGTGTAGGCAGTCAGTTTAATCCTTCGTTGTTGCATCGCCGGGATCAAAGTAGCAGTATTGATCAGGTGCAGCAGCCTGTACTGGCACTGCTGTCTTTGTGTGCACAACAAGCTACACATGAAGAATTACAGGAGCAATCCTGGAAAATTGGCTTAGAAGTGCTGGGGTTGCCCACTTCAACAGCTCGCCCCCTTGTCAGTTTTCAGCTGTTAAGCGAACAATTACCAGCCCTTATTCACAGTTCACCCAAAGTGAAACAGCAGCTATGGCAAATGCTGAAAATAGCGGTTCAAGCTGACGAACTGGTGAATGAACAGGAAGAGTTGTTATTGCATGCGCTGGTTTTGTTACTGGAACTCCCTGTCAGTCCAGAGGCGTGA
- a CDS encoding EAL domain-containing protein: MAKPAYPLTASRIVLLYCSFALLWIFGSDHLLHLTVPDPEANSLLGTAKGVAFVCISGSLIYLLLATWRKQQFFDSEVTVRYKQLRVVVLILAFLLAIPAMAFITKWVHGNQLKAEAMADLRTVTDIKKQQLELWLAERQYDINGLSRDSSFRQKLQQYLELGDITQQADVRNRLASMIAEHSFSSILLFDSQGQQHLALGAQLKFDALAGGQHLSQPATQCDNGRTDRYCQLTWYLQIAIDQKIYQLVFSVDTSIYLFPAIQNWPVSSPTAEVLLVQRKSREVVFLNPLRHPQQAMLYDTDIDGLLLAAKALRQRQFTTAEALDYRGQPVLGAYTPIRQTNWMLVSKIDVAEVLLPLDTLLLWLSVSSGTLLMMLVLGALFYWRELIQSHQLALAAKQTEQDKTVQAFFELPFSGMAILSRTHQPFIRVNKKLQSLLGYSESELLALSLRDLAQSPEQFMATSFVSKEQNSVESDIQLRHSSGRVLTIKLMMQRFSQEGQADLLLATFDDVTEKRQLYADLNRSHQQQLQNSQQLDAILSASSTVLHRIELDGTSCRTSWVSSNIERLFGYSVEQSLLEHWWENGVHPEDEALASSAIEQTLLQGHYRHEYRFFDASGIIRYIRDDLRLLPALIDGKQQIIGAMVDITELRQARLEQEASNDKLKTLFNTMSEGLILHDRTGAIVDANHAAEKILNRSLQEMRGLVPTVEDWKTIYEDGSQYPAELYPSNQVLRAEVPQPIRDVVMGIEQGEVQRWLKLNTEPLFEQEQLSGVLVTIDDISAQVEYRRELKQRALVMSNLADMAARFLQHSDWLQLLRSMMPSVSRALAVDAIYLYQNTMQQDLVTGSLLTQWRRDQKEHIRTFKELNNKVSRWYPAIQHLAKGTMVAGLADEMDSMLQPMLKRFRIQAIALIPVMVDGVWWGLLGVEQHHSCREWNQVELDALKMLATALGNAVKRQQFEASLQQAAAVFESTREGIMVTDASNRIIQVNQSLLHMLGYEESEVIGNTPAMFSSGRHDQAFYTQMWQELAEQGHWQGEVWNRRKNGEIYPELLSINTILDASQQISHYVAVFADITQLKASEQELAYLAHHDVLTDLPNRLLMSSRLQNAVDLAKRDQHQFAVLMMDLDRFKYINDSFGHPAGDELLKLVAASLKERLRDIDTVARFGGDEFIILLEQLHQSEDAARFATQLINDMSQPWLLSNNAEVRIGASIGISIYPDHGTEGETLLSNADAALYRAKEQGRGRFAYYSDDLTLYARQRIDLEARLRGALAQNQFLVYYQPQIDIKTGRIVGAEALVRWNDPVEGLIAPGRFIPIAEDTGLIGAIGDWVLAETCRQGALWRKSALPDLKLAVNLSSHQFSHGDIGAQTAQILKDTGFPAELLELELTESAIMSREQQAELVLSDLHNMGVNLAIDDFGTGYSSFAYLQRYQLDVLKIDKSFVDDVADNSESQAIVTAIISMAHILGLKALAEGVEQQAQLDYLSLQGCDYYQGYLCSKPLPAADFEQLIRSQNS, translated from the coding sequence ATGGCTAAACCAGCTTACCCTTTGACTGCAAGTCGTATCGTACTGCTGTATTGCAGTTTTGCGTTGTTATGGATTTTTGGCTCCGATCATTTGCTGCATTTAACAGTTCCTGATCCTGAAGCGAACTCTTTATTAGGCACAGCCAAAGGTGTTGCCTTTGTTTGTATCAGCGGAAGTTTAATTTACTTATTACTTGCCACCTGGCGTAAACAGCAGTTTTTTGATTCCGAAGTGACGGTGCGCTACAAACAGCTGCGGGTGGTTGTGCTTATTCTGGCTTTTTTGCTGGCTATACCTGCTATGGCTTTTATTACCAAATGGGTGCACGGCAATCAGCTCAAAGCTGAAGCCATGGCTGACTTGCGCACTGTCACTGATATTAAAAAACAGCAACTGGAACTCTGGTTAGCTGAGCGGCAGTACGATATCAATGGTTTATCCCGCGACAGTTCATTCCGGCAGAAATTACAGCAGTATCTCGAGCTTGGAGATATCACTCAGCAGGCGGATGTGCGTAACCGGCTGGCGTCAATGATTGCTGAACATTCCTTTAGTTCAATCCTGCTATTCGACTCCCAAGGCCAGCAACATCTGGCCTTGGGGGCACAGCTTAAGTTTGACGCCCTGGCTGGAGGCCAACATCTGTCGCAGCCTGCCACACAATGCGACAACGGAAGAACAGACAGATATTGTCAACTGACCTGGTATCTGCAAATCGCCATAGACCAAAAAATTTACCAGTTGGTTTTTAGTGTTGATACCAGTATCTATTTATTTCCTGCTATTCAGAACTGGCCCGTGTCCAGTCCTACAGCCGAAGTCTTGCTGGTGCAGCGTAAGAGTCGGGAAGTGGTATTTTTAAACCCGCTGCGTCACCCGCAGCAGGCCATGCTCTACGATACGGATATAGATGGTCTTTTGCTTGCGGCTAAAGCTCTGCGTCAGCGGCAATTTACCACAGCAGAAGCACTGGATTATCGCGGACAGCCAGTATTGGGTGCTTATACGCCGATACGACAAACCAATTGGATGCTGGTCAGCAAAATCGATGTGGCAGAAGTGCTGCTGCCTTTGGATACCTTGCTGTTGTGGTTGTCAGTCAGCTCAGGCACTTTACTGATGATGTTGGTTCTGGGGGCTTTGTTTTACTGGCGAGAGCTTATTCAGTCACACCAACTTGCTTTAGCTGCCAAACAAACAGAGCAGGATAAAACCGTTCAGGCCTTTTTTGAGTTGCCTTTTTCCGGTATGGCTATTTTATCCCGTACACACCAACCCTTTATCCGGGTGAATAAAAAACTGCAGTCTTTGCTGGGGTACTCTGAGTCGGAATTGCTTGCACTGTCGTTGCGCGATCTGGCGCAAAGTCCCGAACAGTTTATGGCCACCAGCTTTGTCTCTAAAGAACAAAACTCTGTGGAGTCTGATATCCAGCTGCGTCATAGCTCAGGACGAGTGTTAACTATCAAATTAATGATGCAACGATTTAGTCAGGAAGGGCAGGCGGATCTGCTGTTGGCAACCTTTGACGATGTCACAGAAAAGCGTCAGTTGTATGCCGATTTAAACCGCAGTCACCAACAACAGCTGCAAAACTCACAGCAACTGGACGCTATTTTATCGGCAAGTTCAACAGTACTACATCGTATTGAACTGGACGGCACCAGTTGCCGAACCAGTTGGGTCAGCAGCAATATTGAACGTTTGTTCGGGTACAGTGTTGAGCAATCTTTATTGGAACACTGGTGGGAGAACGGGGTTCACCCTGAGGATGAAGCTTTAGCGAGTTCTGCGATAGAGCAGACGCTATTACAGGGACACTACCGCCACGAATACCGGTTTTTTGATGCGTCAGGCATTATTCGTTATATCCGTGACGACCTGAGATTGTTACCTGCTTTGATAGATGGCAAGCAACAAATCATTGGCGCCATGGTCGATATTACCGAACTTAGACAAGCCAGATTAGAGCAGGAAGCCAGTAACGATAAACTGAAAACCTTGTTTAATACCATGTCCGAAGGCCTGATTCTACATGACAGAACGGGCGCTATTGTTGACGCAAATCATGCTGCTGAGAAGATCCTCAACCGCAGCCTGCAAGAGATGCGTGGTCTTGTCCCCACTGTGGAAGACTGGAAAACCATTTATGAAGATGGTTCACAGTATCCGGCCGAACTTTACCCAAGTAATCAGGTACTGCGTGCAGAAGTGCCCCAGCCTATTCGTGATGTAGTGATGGGCATTGAACAAGGGGAGGTTCAGCGTTGGCTGAAACTCAATACAGAGCCTTTATTTGAACAAGAGCAGTTATCTGGTGTGTTAGTCACCATAGATGATATCAGCGCTCAGGTTGAATATCGCCGCGAGTTGAAACAACGTGCGTTAGTGATGTCCAACCTTGCGGATATGGCTGCGCGTTTTTTACAGCACAGCGACTGGCTGCAATTATTGCGCAGCATGATGCCTTCGGTGAGCCGTGCTTTAGCTGTGGATGCTATTTATCTGTATCAGAACACTATGCAGCAGGATCTGGTCACCGGGTCTTTATTAACCCAGTGGCGACGCGATCAAAAAGAACACATCCGCACTTTTAAAGAATTAAATAATAAAGTGTCCCGTTGGTATCCGGCGATTCAGCATCTGGCTAAAGGCACTATGGTAGCCGGTCTTGCTGATGAGATGGACAGTATGTTGCAGCCTATGCTGAAACGTTTCCGCATCCAGGCTATCGCATTGATACCAGTGATGGTTGATGGGGTTTGGTGGGGCTTACTTGGTGTTGAGCAGCATCATAGCTGTCGTGAATGGAATCAGGTGGAGCTGGATGCACTAAAAATGTTGGCAACAGCTTTAGGTAATGCAGTGAAACGTCAGCAGTTTGAAGCCTCACTACAGCAGGCTGCAGCAGTATTTGAGAGTACCCGTGAAGGTATTATGGTAACGGATGCATCGAACCGTATTATTCAGGTTAATCAGTCGTTATTGCATATGCTGGGTTATGAAGAATCTGAAGTTATAGGCAATACGCCAGCTATGTTTTCATCAGGGCGGCATGATCAGGCCTTTTACACTCAAATGTGGCAGGAACTGGCTGAGCAAGGGCATTGGCAAGGCGAAGTCTGGAACAGGCGCAAAAATGGTGAAATTTACCCAGAACTGCTCAGTATCAATACCATTCTCGATGCCAGCCAACAAATTAGTCACTATGTGGCTGTATTTGCAGATATTACCCAGTTAAAAGCCTCTGAACAGGAACTGGCATATCTGGCGCACCATGATGTACTGACCGATTTGCCCAACCGTTTACTGATGAGTTCTCGCTTACAAAATGCAGTGGATTTGGCAAAACGGGATCAGCATCAGTTTGCGGTGCTGATGATGGATCTGGACCGCTTTAAGTACATCAACGATAGCTTTGGTCATCCGGCCGGGGATGAGCTGTTAAAACTGGTGGCCGCTTCGCTTAAAGAACGCCTGAGAGATATTGATACAGTGGCGCGTTTTGGCGGTGATGAGTTTATTATTTTGCTTGAGCAATTACATCAAAGTGAAGACGCGGCCCGCTTTGCCACTCAACTGATCAATGATATGAGCCAACCCTGGCTGTTAAGTAACAATGCAGAGGTTCGGATCGGTGCCAGTATTGGTATTTCGATTTATCCTGATCATGGCACTGAAGGCGAAACGCTGCTGAGTAATGCCGATGCCGCTTTGTACCGCGCCAAAGAGCAGGGCCGTGGCCGTTTTGCTTATTATTCGGATGATTTAACTCTGTATGCTCGTCAGCGTATTGATTTAGAGGCCCGCTTGCGTGGTGCTTTAGCGCAAAACCAGTTCTTAGTGTATTACCAGCCACAAATCGATATTAAAACGGGTCGTATTGTTGGCGCAGAAGCGCTGGTGCGTTGGAACGATCCAGTGGAGGGCTTGATAGCGCCGGGACGTTTTATTCCTATAGCTGAAGACACAGGGCTGATTGGCGCTATTGGTGACTGGGTGCTGGCTGAAACCTGCCGTCAGGGCGCTTTGTGGCGTAAATCGGCTTTACCTGATTTAAAACTGGCTGTGAACTTGTCTTCGCATCAGTTCAGTCATGGTGATATTGGTGCTCAAACGGCGCAGATATTAAAAGACACAGGTTTCCCGGCAGAGCTGCTGGAACTGGAACTGACAGAAAGTGCCATTATGTCGCGGGAACAACAAGCTGAGCTGGTATTGTCTGATTTACACAACATGGGGGTAAATCTGGCCATTGATGACTTTGGCACAGGCTATTCGTCTTTTGCTTATTTACAGCGTTATCAGCTGGATGTGCTGAAAATAGATAAAAGCTTTGTTGATGATGTGGCAGATAACAGCGAAAGCCAGGCCATAGTCACGGCTATTATTTCAATGGCGCATATTTTGGGCTTAAAGGCTTTGGCTGAAGGGGTTGAGCAGCAGGCGCAGCTGGATTATTTATCTTTACAAGGCTGTGATTATTATCAGGGTTATTTATGCAGCAAACCTTTACCAGCCGCAGACTTTGAACAGCTGATCCGCAGTCAGAATTCCTGA
- a CDS encoding MmcQ/YjbR family DNA-binding protein: MQFSDVRDYCLELMGTEEDFPFGPDFYVYKVKGKIFAILGTDKGEARLNLKCDPDEALALRDIFPAIIPGYHMNKKHWNTVRLNNTVPEQEIKRQIDQSRLLVIQSLPKVQRQTLLNSND, translated from the coding sequence ATGCAATTTTCTGATGTACGTGACTACTGCCTTGAATTGATGGGGACTGAAGAAGATTTTCCTTTTGGCCCTGATTTCTATGTCTATAAAGTAAAAGGTAAAATCTTTGCTATCCTTGGCACAGACAAGGGAGAAGCCCGGTTGAATTTAAAATGTGATCCGGACGAAGCGCTGGCATTGCGTGATATTTTCCCTGCGATCATTCCTGGTTACCATATGAACAAAAAGCACTGGAATACTGTACGTCTGAACAACACAGTGCCAGAGCAGGAAATAAAACGACAAATCGATCAGTCCAGACTTTTGGTCATCCAATCTTTACCCAAAGTGCAGAGACAGACGTTACTCAATTCAAATGATTAG
- a CDS encoding alpha/beta hydrolase family protein — translation MKAWIFLTAALLSGAAVAKTPLTIEHLNKLNKVYDVVVSPDGRYLVYGQKNGGLAPADTSADLYLIDLQQNNKVSRLTFNDDKEHAVAWSKDSSALYFIAGRSGNSQVWRLPVAGGESQQITDLPLDVDGFLVSDDNSKIVLQMAAKPGCETLSCTVEAKQVKAGQQDSAMVYDQLMVRHWDTWADEFRSHLYIADLAGKKVTDAKDLLPEWNTDIAGIKEVSFTPDGKNLVFSAKIPGVDQAWHTNFDIFQVSVKGGEKINLTRDNAAWDAKPSFSSDGRFMAYLAMKKPVYEADRFGLILLDMVTGQRKELSPEWDRSISDYKFGADNRTIYVTAQDTGQHGIFSINTSFGDISKVYADGTAGDLNVAGNKLIFTNHSLDKPTDIYQITAETGAPTALTQINKEALADIQFAEFAQFNFPGANDETVHGYWMKPVNYKEGKQYPIAFIVHGGPQGSFGNMFNYRWNAQLWAAQGYGVVMIDFHGSTGYGQAFTDSIARDWGGKPLVDLQKGLAFITEKEKWLDGKNACALGASYGGYMMNWIAGNWPEGFKCLVNHAGLFDMPSFYGSTEELWFPEHDMGGPVWNKEGDYQKFNPSALVDNWKTPMLVIHGLKDYRVPYAQGLAAFTTLQRKGIESKLVIFPDENHWILKPRNAERWYNEVFDWMKLHTSK, via the coding sequence ATGAAAGCCTGGATCTTTCTCACCGCAGCTTTGTTAAGCGGTGCTGCTGTCGCCAAAACCCCGCTCACTATTGAACACCTAAATAAATTAAATAAAGTCTACGATGTAGTGGTGTCCCCTGATGGCCGTTATCTGGTCTATGGCCAAAAAAATGGTGGTCTTGCTCCTGCTGACACCAGCGCTGATTTGTATTTAATAGATTTACAACAAAACAATAAAGTCAGTCGTTTAACCTTTAACGATGATAAAGAGCATGCTGTAGCCTGGAGCAAGGACAGCAGTGCTTTGTATTTTATCGCCGGACGCTCAGGTAACTCTCAGGTTTGGCGTTTGCCCGTCGCTGGTGGTGAATCTCAGCAAATCACCGATTTACCTTTAGATGTGGATGGTTTTTTAGTCTCAGATGACAACAGCAAAATTGTGCTGCAAATGGCAGCTAAACCGGGTTGCGAAACTTTATCCTGCACAGTTGAAGCCAAACAAGTCAAAGCAGGTCAACAAGACAGTGCCATGGTGTACGATCAGTTGATGGTGCGGCACTGGGATACCTGGGCGGATGAATTCAGAAGTCATTTATATATTGCTGACTTGGCAGGTAAAAAAGTCACAGATGCCAAAGACTTATTGCCTGAATGGAATACCGACATTGCTGGCATCAAAGAAGTGTCATTTACGCCAGACGGTAAAAACCTGGTATTCAGCGCGAAAATCCCTGGTGTCGATCAGGCCTGGCATACCAACTTTGATATTTTTCAGGTGTCGGTCAAAGGTGGCGAAAAGATTAACTTAACCCGTGACAATGCGGCGTGGGATGCCAAACCTTCGTTCTCCAGCGATGGTCGCTTTATGGCCTATTTAGCTATGAAAAAGCCAGTGTATGAGGCTGATCGTTTTGGTTTGATTTTACTGGATATGGTGACAGGTCAGCGTAAAGAGTTGTCGCCGGAGTGGGACAGATCCATCAGCGACTATAAATTTGGTGCTGACAACAGAACCATCTATGTCACAGCGCAAGACACGGGGCAGCACGGTATTTTCTCCATTAACACCAGTTTCGGTGATATCAGCAAAGTCTATGCTGACGGCACAGCCGGAGATTTAAATGTGGCAGGCAACAAACTGATTTTTACTAATCACAGCCTGGACAAGCCAACTGATATTTACCAGATCACTGCTGAAACAGGAGCGCCAACGGCCTTAACTCAAATCAACAAAGAGGCTTTGGCTGATATTCAATTTGCTGAATTTGCCCAGTTTAATTTCCCTGGCGCCAATGACGAAACAGTGCACGGCTACTGGATGAAGCCTGTGAATTACAAAGAAGGTAAACAATACCCTATTGCCTTTATTGTGCACGGTGGTCCGCAAGGCAGCTTTGGTAACATGTTTAACTACCGCTGGAATGCACAGTTGTGGGCAGCTCAGGGTTATGGTGTGGTGATGATCGACTTCCACGGTTCTACCGGTTATGGTCAGGCTTTTACTGACTCTATTGCCCGTGACTGGGGTGGTAAGCCATTGGTTGATTTACAAAAAGGCTTAGCTTTTATCACTGAAAAAGAAAAATGGCTGGATGGCAAAAACGCTTGTGCTTTAGGTGCATCCTACGGCGGTTACATGATGAACTGGATTGCCGGTAACTGGCCTGAAGGTTTTAAATGTTTAGTCAACCATGCAGGTTTATTTGATATGCCAAGCTTTTATGGCAGTACTGAAGAACTGTGGTTCCCTGAGCATGATATGGGTGGTCCGGTCTGGAATAAAGAAGGCGATTATCAGAAGTTTAATCCGTCAGCTTTAGTGGATAACTGGAAAACGCCTATGCTGGTGATCCATGGCTTAAAAGACTACCGTGTGCCTTATGCTCAGGGTTTAGCTGCTTTTACTACGCTGCAGCGTAAAGGCATTGAATCCAAATTGGTGATTTTCCCGGATGAAAACCACTGGATTTTAAAACCTCGTAATGCCGAGCGTTGGTACAACGAAGTATTTGACTGGATGAAACTACACACCAGCAAATAA
- a CDS encoding fumarate hydratase yields the protein MTVIRQQDFIDSIEDALQYISFYHPLDFVQALEKAYHKEQNQAAKDAIAQILINSRMSAEGNRPICQDTGIVTCFVKIGMDVKWDKTDMTVQQMVDEGTRRAYLNPHNPLRASIVADPAGARKNTQDNTPSVVHIDMITGHHVEVAIAAKGGGSENKTKMVMLNPSDSVVEWVLETLPKMGAGWCPPGMLGIGIGGTAEKAAVLAKEALMEPVDIQDLLEKGAETADEKLRVELYDKVNKLGIGAQGLGGLTTVVDVKIKSVATHAASKPVVMIPNCAATRHVHFHLDGSGPAVLTPPKLEDWPEVTWELGNNVRRVNLDTVTPADVLEWKAGETVLLSGKMLTGRDAAHKRIADMLAKGEALPEGVDFKNRFIYYVGPVDAVGTEVVGPAGPTTATRMDKFTDMMLGKFGLLGMIGKSERGDKTVESIKEHKAVYLMAVGGAAYLVSKAIKKSRVVAFADLGMEAIYEFDVEDMPVTVAVDSQGNNVHKQGPAIWKVKIAELANN from the coding sequence ATGACCGTCATTCGCCAGCAAGACTTTATCGACAGCATCGAAGATGCGTTGCAGTACATCTCTTTTTATCATCCGCTGGATTTTGTCCAGGCCCTGGAAAAGGCCTATCACAAAGAACAAAATCAGGCCGCTAAAGACGCCATAGCCCAAATTCTGATCAACTCCCGTATGTCGGCTGAAGGCAACCGCCCAATTTGTCAGGACACTGGTATTGTCACTTGTTTTGTTAAAATCGGTATGGATGTAAAATGGGATAAAACCGATATGACAGTGCAGCAAATGGTGGATGAAGGTACACGCCGTGCTTACCTGAACCCACATAATCCGCTGCGTGCCTCTATTGTGGCAGATCCTGCAGGTGCCCGTAAAAATACCCAGGACAACACACCTTCAGTAGTGCATATCGATATGATCACAGGCCACCATGTCGAAGTGGCTATCGCGGCCAAAGGCGGCGGTTCTGAAAACAAAACCAAAATGGTGATGTTAAATCCATCTGACTCAGTAGTTGAATGGGTGCTGGAAACTCTGCCTAAAATGGGTGCTGGCTGGTGTCCGCCAGGCATGTTGGGCATAGGCATTGGCGGTACTGCAGAAAAAGCAGCAGTACTGGCTAAAGAAGCTTTGATGGAGCCTGTCGATATTCAGGACCTGCTGGAAAAAGGCGCTGAAACAGCCGATGAAAAACTTCGTGTTGAGCTGTACGACAAAGTCAACAAACTAGGCATTGGTGCCCAGGGTTTAGGCGGTTTAACTACAGTTGTTGATGTAAAAATCAAATCTGTAGCTACGCATGCCGCATCAAAACCAGTGGTGATGATCCCAAACTGTGCAGCCACACGTCACGTGCATTTCCACTTAGATGGGTCAGGCCCAGCTGTATTAACACCGCCGAAGCTGGAAGACTGGCCGGAAGTGACATGGGAGCTTGGCAATAATGTGCGCCGTGTGAATTTAGATACTGTCACTCCTGCTGATGTGTTGGAGTGGAAAGCAGGTGAAACTGTGTTGCTGTCAGGCAAAATGTTGACAGGCCGCGACGCTGCACATAAACGTATTGCCGATATGCTGGCCAAAGGCGAAGCTTTGCCAGAAGGCGTTGACTTTAAAAACCGCTTTATCTATTACGTAGGCCCTGTGGATGCAGTGGGTACTGAAGTGGTAGGCCCTGCAGGTCCAACAACGGCAACCCGTATGGATAAATTCACCGACATGATGTTAGGCAAATTTGGTTTGCTTGGCATGATAGGTAAGTCTGAACGTGGTGACAAAACCGTTGAAAGCATTAAAGAGCACAAAGCTGTGTATTTAATGGCGGTCGGTGGAGCTGCTTATTTAGTATCCAAGGCTATCAAAAAGTCCCGCGTTGTCGCCTTTGCCGATTTAGGTATGGAAGCCATCTACGAGTTTGACGTAGAAGACATGCCAGTGACTGTGGCTGTTGACAGTCAGGGAAATAACGTGCATAAACAAGGACCTGCTATTTGGAAAGTGAAGATAGCTGAACTTGCCAATAACTAA